TGTTAATTTCTGTAGAATACTTAGGGACATGACATTACAGAACTATtcctattattttatttatgcttatttatgatttatgattATAGTAAATGTTAATCACAGTAAAAAAGcacaatgtttgtttaaatactTGAAGGCAAAGTGCCAGTgcatacattttattcatttatctgtttaagtttttacattgtaaagggttcaatattttaatgaagGTGGGGATATCTGGAAGAAATAAGGACCTTTTTGCCGTGGTATCGATTTAGGTGTCGAGTATCGTGTAAATTCACTGGTATTGGTACAgactactgaatttctggtatcGTGACAACCCTACTAATGAGTCTCCTTTCTTCATCCTGCCCCTAGTTCTTTCAACTTGTGCCATCTGAAATAGCAACTGTTAAGTTGACTGCCACAAGAGTTGACAAGAGTGTATTTCCACTTAGTTGTACTCTTCTCCAATTCTGCTTTTAATGAATAACAGTTTTACCTAGTGCAATGAGCCTTGGGGTGCTGGGAAGGACCAAGTGTTCCTCTGCGTCGGCAGGAGTTGTTGTCACCTATGAGTATTAAAATTTAGATAAACAAAACCACTTTATACAATTATTACAGTACACAGTAAACAGGGTGCTTTTCACTGTCTAGTATCAGCTCAAACCATCTTGCCTTTTTAGTTGTATAATGGACAAAAGCAGTAGCTAGTACCTAGTATCTTTCTGGTATAACCTGTTTTTGAGGTTCAGCGACAACGGAAGTGATACCAAAAGATGATGTGGGAACTCTGCAGACTAAACTACTTTAACTGCCTCATATTGCAGAAAAGATCCAAAATGTACTTAAAGTTGCAATAGagcaaataaatcattaaaacattaattagCATTCCAATGTACATTCATCTGATGTCTCCAACAAGGCACCAACATGGTAAAGAAAAACGAGATTAAATGTAGATCAAATGTGAGTTGAAATACTGCAAGAGCAAAGtgttcacaataaaaaaaaaaactatttacaataaGAGTTATTGAAGGCCAATATGATAACTTACATCAGCAAGGATGAGAAGGGCATCCTCTGCTTCTTTGAAATGTGTCATCATCACCAGGAGTGCTGCAAGACCATCTGTGCCCTCACGGTCTTCCTTCAAAGCATCTTTCAGAAGAACTTTAACTTCCTTGGTCCAACTCATCATCTGAGATCTGAAATATTCCAGGAGCCTCTTCCCTTTTTTATCCATGTCATCTTTCAGTCTGGTGTGCAGGTCAACACCAGTGAGGGTGGTGAAGTGGGAAAGTAAGAACTTCCAAGACAGGAGAAACGGCCACTGTTGACTTATGTCAAGAATGCTGGGGGATGGGTCTGCATTGATGTCCTCTCGTTGTTTTAGATATGTGACTGTCATAAGGTCCTTTACCCTTCCTCTCTCAGCTGCCCTTAGCCCCTCTTGAGTAAATATATCTAccatttctttcctcttttcttcaAGTGAATTAGGGGTTTCCCCGTCTGGGTACTCCTGTGGCTGCCAATTAATACAACCATAACTGTCGATTCTAGCACATTTGGCAGGTGGTGGTGGCTGGTCATCATCACTGGTCTGTGACCTTCTTGGTCTCCTCAGGCGGGATAGAGTGTTGTCTCTATTGACATATTCAACTCTGGTCTTCAGCTGCTGCAGTAAAGTGAAGTATCCACATCCAATTGTTTCCCCCTCCTCAGTGTTATCTAAAAAGCTGCCAGGATACATCTGAGTTATAGCTTTTGCTACTGTTGTGCAGTCTTTGCGTGTCGGGTTTAAGCAGTGTTCTCTCATGGAATCGACAATGACTTTCACCATGTGTCGGCGATCCCCTGGCTCTGGACGATTACCAGCATCAATAGCTCTTTTCAGAGAGGGCCTCATTTTGTCCCACTGCACCTGAAATCTGTCCACCCAATTGCTCTGTCCACGTGTAGTGGCTAATTGACTGGTGGAAGGCTCATCTGAGAGTGACCTAGAGGAAGTAGACATGGTACTTGGGGAAGAAAGAAGTGAAGAAGTGGCCGACTGGGGACTTCTTGGCTCTGCATAACAAATTGACAtaagcacaaaaaaaacaatagttaaTGTCTCATTTATACATTACTCATCTTAATAGAGCTATTATCAGGATACAACTGCAATTAATATAAACAGGTAAATGAGACAGCTTACCACTTCTGAACGAATTAATCAATCTTCTGCACTGAACGGGCGACAGCAGATGGCTGATGTCTGCCTCTTTAACAAACTGAAGGTCATCTGGCCCTTCCACACCCAAGGTGGTTTCCAACTCGTGAACCACTGCTTCCACCTTCTCCCTCTGTAGCTGTGGTAGCACACTCTGTATAGCATTCTCAATGATGGCCATTAAGTCCTTTACCTGTAACACACTGAATGGTGCAAGGCAATCAAGCTGAGGCCAAACTGATTATATATGGCCAATGGATAGTAGTCTGCTACACtgtccacagacacacactcataaTGAGCATTATGACTGTTTTGTAGACAGTGTACACCAAGGTCCAAAACTTGTACTGACTGATACATCTCAACAACAAAATGCACACATGCTTGATTAATCAGTATAAGCACAATTTTCCCAAATTGGTAGCCCATGTCATTTTTGTTAACAACAATAGCCATGCCTCTTTGGTACAGTGTCCCTTTAAATGTAACAGAGGGTGTTTCAAAAGTGTCCTCTGGACGAAGGCCCTTGAGACTAGCAGCTCTCTGTATGGCTATCTGGTAAAGTTGGTCATGGAACTTTGTGGATTCCCCTACTTGAAGCAATGGAGGAAATAAGCTGCCTGCATGCAAGTAAGCTTGCAGCAACTGGTGTCTTTCAGCTAAAGTGCtgcaaagatttttaaaattatgaagTTTCCTTGCACATTGTTTGAAATAACTGTGTTTGCTTTCAAACCGCAATGTCCATAATCGGATAAGAGGACCAAAATGAAGGATGAGCTCAGGGTAATGAACAAGGTAATGGTGTTTGGGTTGCAGTGAATTTCCAGGGAATTCTTTTCT
This DNA window, taken from Melanotaenia boesemani isolate fMelBoe1 chromosome 24, fMelBoe1.pri, whole genome shotgun sequence, encodes the following:
- the LOC121635872 gene encoding uncharacterized protein LOC121635872; the encoded protein is MAIIENAIQSVLPQLQREKVEAVVHELETTLGVEGPDDLQFVKEADISHLLSPVQCRRLINSFRSEPRSPQSATSSLLSSPSTMSTSSRSLSDEPSTSQLATTRGQSNWVDRFQVQWDKMRPSLKRAIDAGNRPEPGDRRHMVKVIVDSMREHCLNPTRKDCTTVAKAITQMYPGSFLDNTEEGETIGCGYFTLLQQLKTRVEYVNRDNTLSRLRRPRRSQTSDDDQPPPPAKCARIDSYGCINWQPQEYPDGETPNSLEEKRKEMVDIFTQEGLRAAERGRVKDLMTVTYLKQREDINADPSPSILDISQQWPFLLSWKFLLSHFTTLTGVDLHTRLKDDMDKKGKRLLEYFRSQMMSWTKEVKVLLKDALKEDREGTDGLAALLVMMTHFKEAEDALLILADVTTTPADAEEHLVLPSTPRLIALGDTVWSANKWMLSIEGHVVIPHSPPMPDFTTALAVYFASFYVFNIEYQVEAVTTLEFVQRFLARINPDSTKCTAKVQTSKKSGKTVKRKTSDINPRVVSFMNAFCAFDWQTG